In a single window of the Candidatus Krumholzibacteriia bacterium genome:
- a CDS encoding alpha/beta fold hydrolase, which translates to MKNRFALALTFLVSTSLLGAGSDSFIGEYHFLLGAGGNTIGEETFHAETRGDTLILAGSSTLSLPSPQTFECRTRVLLPDYRFLDYQLLTALGDSLLASADNREIHFALRGRAAMDKSVPHSGQILAPLDNALTQHLWLLARMLREKGSEGDWLAIIPQPQYAGPLTWKGRSEKRGYLSGKEIAVFKHSLSIAGVLSEMELSEDGELLAFRVPIQGFEIRRDDYSFFIKESSRKLYEGRELEIQGGGPSLGATLTLPEGEGPFPAVVFLHGSGPNDRDETLGPNRIFRDLAEGLADRGIASLRFDKRTWVIARNPAKYDSMIRTMTLQEEVLDDGEAAYRLLLEQPEVDPGRSFILGHSLGAMAAPRLARSIEEEELPLSGLLLMAPPARNLLELTLDQYRYLHSIGTVTDEMLSEAEALGARLWSGEVGRDETIFFARPDYWDSVLYIKPARDLQAVSAPALLLFGGRDYQVSSTDRKIWEKSLEENPREGTRTLFFENLNHLFLSGEGTPSPEEYGIEGHLGDDFLDALSNFVQDN; encoded by the coding sequence ATGAAAAACCGTTTTGCCCTTGCCCTGACCTTTCTCGTCTCCACAAGCCTACTGGGTGCCGGTAGCGACTCCTTCATCGGGGAGTATCACTTCCTGCTCGGAGCCGGGGGAAATACAATCGGCGAAGAGACATTTCATGCGGAAACCCGGGGAGACACCCTGATTCTGGCAGGCTCCAGCACCCTGAGCCTCCCGAGCCCCCAGACCTTCGAATGTCGCACCCGGGTCCTCCTCCCGGACTATCGCTTCCTCGACTACCAGTTGCTCACGGCTCTTGGAGACTCCCTTCTGGCTTCTGCCGACAACCGGGAGATCCACTTTGCACTCCGGGGGCGGGCCGCGATGGACAAGAGCGTCCCCCACTCCGGTCAGATTCTTGCCCCGCTGGACAATGCCCTCACCCAGCATCTCTGGCTTCTTGCAAGAATGCTCCGGGAAAAGGGAAGCGAGGGAGACTGGTTGGCCATCATCCCCCAGCCGCAATACGCGGGCCCTCTCACCTGGAAAGGGAGAAGCGAGAAACGGGGATATCTCAGCGGCAAGGAAATCGCCGTTTTCAAACACAGCCTCTCCATCGCAGGCGTACTCAGCGAAATGGAACTGAGTGAGGATGGTGAGCTACTTGCTTTCCGGGTTCCCATTCAGGGTTTCGAGATCCGTCGTGATGACTACAGCTTCTTCATTAAGGAAAGTAGCCGAAAGCTCTATGAGGGCCGGGAGCTGGAGATTCAGGGAGGCGGCCCTTCTCTGGGAGCAACCCTGACCCTGCCAGAAGGCGAAGGGCCTTTCCCGGCAGTGGTTTTCCTGCATGGTTCCGGCCCCAATGACCGGGATGAGACCCTCGGACCCAACCGGATCTTCCGCGATCTGGCCGAAGGCCTTGCAGATCGGGGGATCGCAAGCCTTCGATTTGACAAAAGAACCTGGGTGATTGCCCGCAACCCGGCAAAATACGACTCGATGATCCGGACCATGACGCTTCAGGAAGAAGTTCTCGATGACGGAGAAGCGGCCTACCGTCTTCTTCTCGAACAGCCGGAAGTCGACCCCGGGCGGAGCTTCATCCTCGGGCACAGTCTCGGCGCAATGGCAGCCCCCCGTCTGGCCCGAAGCATTGAAGAAGAAGAGCTCCCCCTCTCAGGTCTCCTGCTCATGGCTCCTCCCGCCCGCAATCTGCTGGAATTGACTCTCGACCAGTATCGCTACCTGCACAGCATCGGAACGGTGACCGACGAGATGCTCTCAGAAGCGGAAGCCCTCGGTGCCCGGCTCTGGTCCGGCGAGGTGGGAAGGGATGAGACGATCTTCTTTGCGAGACCCGACTACTGGGATTCGGTTCTCTACATCAAACCCGCCCGGGATCTTCAGGCAGTATCTGCGCCGGCTCTCCTTCTCTTCGGAGGTCGCGACTACCAGGTATCTTCCACAGACCGAAAGATCTGGGAGAAGAGCCTCGAGGAGAATCCGCGGGAAGGAACCAGAACCCTCTTCTTTGAGAATCTCAACCATCTCTTCCTCTCAGGAGAAGGAACTCCCTCTCCCGAGGAGTACGGAATTGAAGGGCATCTCGGGGACGACTTCCTCGACGCCCTCTCGAACTTTGTGCAGGACAACTAG